One Vibrio taketomensis DNA window includes the following coding sequences:
- the yajC gene encoding preprotein translocase subunit YajC, which yields MFISQAHAAAEAPAGGGFQMIIMLVMFAVIFYFMIYRPQAKRVKEHKNLMSSMGKGDEVLTNGGLVGKITKIAEDNDYITIELNANNEVVIKKDFITAVLPKGTLKSL from the coding sequence ATGTTTATTTCTCAAGCTCACGCAGCAGCTGAAGCACCTGCAGGTGGCGGTTTCCAAATGATCATCATGCTAGTGATGTTCGCTGTGATCTTCTACTTCATGATCTACCGTCCACAAGCTAAGCGCGTTAAGGAACACAAAAACCTTATGTCTTCGATGGGCAAAGGTGATGAAGTGCTAACTAACGGTGGTCTAGTGGGTAAAATCACTAAAATCGCTGAAGATAATGACTACATCACTATCGAACTAAACGCGAACAATGAAGTTGTTATCAAGAAAGACTTCATTACTG